A part of Longimicrobium sp. genomic DNA contains:
- a CDS encoding glucoamylase family protein, giving the protein MPLRTAARKSYRAFSRLLHLPAAEPPELAGPLRGELLGADDLAARARAAARAQRVGAPGRRARGTPLLARLAGTRRILHDAHARLAAAADAGADVGPAGEWLLDNFHVVREHVREVRESLPAGYYRELPELAGGPLAGYPRVYELAITLISHSEGRVHPGNAGPFVAAFQEEAPLTLGELWAVPAMLRLGLLESVRRMALRTVQRLDEVEAADAWAARIDAGGEGEPARAAALRAFVAAHPPLTEVFVSRLLHQLRLGRGALPALEGWIAGRGVTAEEAAAQATQRTALTQVMMANSITSLRGIALVDWRAFVERHSAVEAVLRGDPAGVYAAMTFATRDRYRHAVERIARGGGRGESEVARAAVALAAGAAADGAAGDPPRGHVGWWLIDAGRTELERAQGYRPTPGERVHRRVLRHPDAVFVGGMLAGTAAALAALFWLAGPQARASAAAVAVVLLIAAVLANDIAVGVVNQLVAAFLPPRLLPRLDLRENGGIPPELRTAVVVPTLFDGVQGVREALEHLEVQYLANREPNLHFAVLGDFTDAPAEALPGDAEIVAAAADGVRALNAQYAAGAEDAFYLFHRPRRWNPREGVWMGWERKRGKLADFNRFVRGGAEGAFSTVVGDVAALGGVRYVITLDADTVLPPGTAARLVGALAHPLNRAGYDPRAGRVTRGYGILQPRVGVSLPSAHASRFAAIHSGHPGVDPYTTAVSDVYQDLYGEGSFTGKGIYDLDAFERATHGRFPENALLSHDLIEGSYVRAGLATDLELYDDYPARYLTHARRRHRWIRGDWQLLRWLGRRVPGPSGPEPNRLSLLSRWKILDNLRRSTVEIAQLAFLAAGWLFLPGPPLCWTVLGALAVAAPWIVSLLLAAVRPPRDRSWRAYYAAVGRDAATSARQVGLALAFLPHQAWISADAIARTLWRLFVTRRHLLEWQTASVAERTVSDSPRAAWRTMGPAVAVSVGIGALALAARTGDAPLPPLLAAVLPLSLLWTLSPAIAHALGKPSARRAHRLPAAATGQAMRYALLHWRYFDRFVTAETHGLVPDNFQEDPLPVVAMRTSPTNLGLQLLATASACDLGFVTASEMTARLELAFRALERMRRFRGHFYNWYDLHDLRVLEPAYVSTVDSGNLAGHLIALRQACLEIADAPVADGRVARALAAALSLALGRLDELATSPAVLGDAAARAAVARAAEQVRAARALLDGADSADPAPAPLAAAGDVLRRALAGLHSAGLAPDGSAPAAEWIAWSARRIDEHAANPMGDGGQTYAGADGESPPLTLRRLAERSTAASELVARLEAVGSRAYRYAMEMDFRFLFDGERKLFSIGYQEAAHALDPSTYDLLASEARLASFVAIARGDVPAGHWFHLGRTLTHAAGHTALVSWSGSMFEYLMPALVMRSLPSTLLDQSAAGAVGRQLAYGAARGVPWGVSESAYNLRDRHLTYQYRAFGVPDLALKRGLGRDLVVAPYASALAALVEPRRALANLGALEKMGALGPYGFRDALDYTRPEPGARYAVVKNYMAHHVGMTLVALANVLDGDRWQRRFHADPLVRSAELLLHERIPRRLALQEPQAARPDEALPDPELERPAVREIHAADTPQPHVALLGRLPYTLMVSHCGSGYSRHGELAVTRWRADGTSDSTGQFCYVKDLATGRAWSAAHQPVCAPADVYHALLATDRVTFHRADGEVETRTEITVVPGDHAEVRRVTVTNRGDRPREVELTSYGEIVLGLPDADRAHPAFANLFVETEYHPWCTAVTATRRPRSAGEKPLWCVHVVDAGPHRAGEVSCETDRARFVGRGRSTRAPLALEADGALSGTTGAVLDPVFALRARLRLEPGQSASAAFTTLVADSRERAFELAGRYHDPHAAQRALDLAWTSTQVELRELGVTPAEAAVFQELAGYLFYPAPELRAGPEELLRSRGSQPLLWANGVSGDLPVVLATLDSAEGLPTLRQLFAAHHYWRRRGMKVDLVVVDRQPASYLQQLPERIAEALAASSDAGVLDQPGGVFVRQHDLLPAEQLLMLRATARVHVECDGRSLGRILAARLAPDDVGEDGEPDVLVVRAPERRIVPAPALRRSGAHRSASFASAADPPSPSARRASDLPAGADDGADEEAGAAALRFDNGFGGLTVEDDYEVRVRGDRVPPAPWANVVANARGGFLVTERGGGFTWAKNSFFYRLTPWHNDPVGDPAGEALYLRDEESGETWSATPAPVRRNAPYTVRHGAGWTSFAHEHAGIATRLVMAMAGDDPVKVSRLCVANPGATPRRIALVAYAEWTLGVLREHTQHQVQTGVDAGRGAVFARNFFDPQFAGQVAFCALSEPLAGHTGDRREFLGRNGTLAAPAGLRGEALSGRHGAGMDPCAALRCVLELAPGEARDVVVLLGAAEGEDEARRLVDAYRDPALARSAAARSVDGWAERLSVIAVRTPEPSFDAMLNRWTLYQALACRMWARSALYQSSGAYGFRDQLQDVMAFVHAEPALAREHVVRAAARQFVEGDVQHWWHPQSGRGVRTRFSDDLAWLPYVADHYVRVTGDASLLDERVPFLAMRALEPHEHEVYDLPSVSDEVASVYEHCLRALRKACTSGAHGLPLIGAGDWNDGMNRVGVEGRGESVWLAWFLADTLRRFAVRAGARGDDGVAAELRATAARYAAAVEAHGWDGAWYRRAYFDDGAPLGSATSDECRIDSIAQSWSVISAAGDPERRATAMRSLEEHLVREDERLLLLLAPPFDATPRDPGYIKGYLPGVRENGAQYTHAALWAVLATALSGDGDRAFELYQMINPLTHARTPAQVDTYQVEPYVVAADVYTAAGQVGRGGWTWYTGSASWMYRVGLEAILGFDRRGDRLAIRPCVPGGWGEFSIAYRFGRSVYAITVHDPAGVRRLGAEVSVDGRVLDSAEIPLVDDGARREVEVRPLQVGR; this is encoded by the coding sequence ATGCCGCTCCGCACCGCCGCACGAAAGTCGTACCGCGCCTTCTCGCGCCTCCTCCACCTCCCCGCGGCCGAGCCGCCCGAACTGGCGGGCCCCCTGCGCGGCGAGCTGCTGGGCGCCGACGATCTGGCGGCGCGGGCCCGCGCCGCCGCGCGCGCCCAGCGCGTGGGCGCGCCCGGGCGCCGGGCGCGCGGCACGCCCCTGCTGGCGCGGCTCGCGGGCACCCGCCGCATCCTGCACGACGCCCACGCGCGGCTGGCCGCCGCGGCCGACGCCGGCGCCGACGTGGGGCCCGCGGGCGAGTGGCTGCTGGACAACTTCCACGTGGTGCGCGAGCACGTCCGCGAGGTGCGCGAGAGCCTCCCCGCCGGCTACTACCGCGAGCTCCCCGAGCTGGCGGGCGGGCCGCTGGCGGGGTATCCGCGCGTCTACGAGCTGGCCATCACCCTGATCTCGCACAGCGAAGGGCGCGTGCACCCCGGGAACGCCGGCCCTTTCGTGGCGGCGTTCCAGGAAGAGGCGCCGCTCACCCTGGGCGAGCTGTGGGCGGTTCCCGCCATGCTGCGGCTGGGGCTGCTGGAGAGCGTGCGGCGGATGGCGCTGCGCACGGTGCAGCGCCTGGACGAGGTGGAGGCGGCGGACGCGTGGGCCGCGCGCATCGACGCGGGCGGCGAGGGCGAGCCGGCCCGGGCGGCGGCGCTCAGGGCGTTCGTGGCCGCGCACCCCCCGCTCACGGAGGTCTTCGTGTCGCGCCTGCTGCACCAGCTGCGGCTGGGGCGCGGCGCGCTGCCGGCGCTGGAGGGGTGGATCGCCGGCCGGGGCGTGACCGCCGAGGAGGCCGCGGCGCAGGCCACGCAGCGGACGGCGCTCACGCAGGTGATGATGGCGAACAGCATCACCTCGCTGCGCGGCATCGCCCTGGTGGACTGGCGCGCCTTCGTGGAGCGGCACAGCGCGGTGGAGGCGGTGCTCCGCGGCGACCCCGCCGGGGTCTACGCCGCCATGACCTTCGCCACCCGCGACCGCTACCGCCACGCCGTGGAGCGGATCGCCCGCGGCGGCGGGCGGGGCGAGAGCGAAGTGGCGCGGGCGGCGGTCGCCCTGGCCGCGGGCGCGGCCGCGGACGGCGCGGCCGGCGATCCACCGCGCGGCCACGTCGGCTGGTGGCTGATCGACGCGGGGCGCACGGAGCTGGAGCGCGCCCAGGGGTACCGTCCGACGCCCGGCGAGCGGGTGCACCGCCGGGTGCTGCGCCACCCCGACGCCGTGTTCGTGGGCGGGATGCTCGCCGGGACGGCGGCCGCGCTCGCGGCGCTCTTCTGGCTGGCGGGCCCACAGGCGCGGGCCTCCGCCGCCGCCGTGGCGGTCGTCCTCCTGATCGCCGCCGTGCTGGCCAACGACATCGCCGTGGGGGTGGTGAACCAGCTGGTGGCCGCCTTCCTCCCCCCGCGCCTCCTCCCCCGGCTGGACCTGCGCGAGAACGGCGGCATCCCGCCGGAGCTGCGCACCGCCGTCGTCGTCCCCACGCTGTTCGACGGCGTGCAGGGGGTGCGCGAGGCGCTGGAGCACCTGGAGGTGCAGTACCTGGCCAACCGCGAGCCCAACCTGCACTTCGCCGTGCTGGGCGACTTCACCGACGCGCCCGCCGAAGCGCTGCCGGGCGACGCAGAGATCGTGGCCGCGGCGGCGGACGGGGTGCGGGCCCTCAACGCGCAGTACGCCGCGGGGGCGGAGGACGCCTTCTACCTCTTCCACCGGCCGCGCCGCTGGAACCCGCGCGAGGGCGTGTGGATGGGGTGGGAGCGCAAGCGCGGCAAGCTGGCCGACTTCAACCGCTTCGTGCGCGGCGGCGCGGAGGGCGCCTTCTCGACGGTCGTCGGCGACGTGGCGGCGCTCGGCGGGGTGCGCTACGTGATCACGCTGGACGCCGACACGGTGCTGCCGCCGGGCACCGCCGCGCGGCTGGTGGGCGCGCTGGCGCATCCGCTGAACCGCGCCGGGTACGACCCCCGCGCCGGCCGGGTGACGCGCGGCTACGGCATCCTGCAGCCGCGGGTGGGCGTCTCGCTCCCCAGCGCCCACGCCTCGCGCTTCGCGGCCATCCACTCGGGGCACCCCGGCGTGGACCCGTACACCACGGCCGTCTCCGACGTCTACCAGGACCTGTACGGCGAGGGGAGCTTCACGGGGAAGGGGATCTACGACCTGGACGCGTTCGAGCGGGCGACCCACGGCCGCTTCCCGGAGAACGCGCTCCTCTCGCACGACCTGATCGAGGGGAGCTACGTCCGGGCCGGGCTGGCCACCGACTTGGAGCTGTACGACGACTACCCCGCGCGCTACCTGACCCACGCCCGCCGCCGGCACCGCTGGATCCGCGGCGACTGGCAGCTCCTGCGCTGGCTGGGACGCCGCGTTCCCGGCCCCAGCGGGCCCGAGCCCAACCGGCTGTCGCTGCTGTCGCGGTGGAAGATCCTGGACAACCTCCGCCGCAGCACGGTGGAGATCGCCCAGCTCGCCTTCCTGGCGGCGGGGTGGCTGTTCCTCCCCGGCCCGCCGCTCTGCTGGACGGTGCTGGGGGCGCTCGCCGTCGCCGCGCCGTGGATCGTCTCCCTCCTCCTGGCCGCCGTCCGCCCGCCGCGGGACCGCTCGTGGCGCGCCTACTACGCGGCCGTGGGGCGCGACGCCGCCACCAGCGCGCGGCAGGTGGGGCTGGCGCTGGCCTTCCTCCCGCACCAGGCCTGGATCTCGGCCGACGCCATCGCCCGCACGCTCTGGCGCCTCTTCGTCACCCGGCGCCACCTGCTGGAGTGGCAGACCGCGTCGGTGGCGGAGCGGACCGTGTCGGACTCGCCGCGCGCCGCGTGGCGGACGATGGGGCCGGCGGTGGCGGTCTCCGTCGGGATCGGAGCGCTGGCGCTGGCGGCGCGGACGGGCGACGCCCCGCTGCCGCCGCTCCTGGCCGCGGTCCTCCCCCTGAGCCTGCTGTGGACCCTCTCCCCGGCGATCGCCCACGCGCTGGGGAAGCCTTCCGCGCGCCGCGCCCACCGGCTGCCCGCCGCCGCCACCGGCCAGGCGATGCGGTACGCGCTCCTGCACTGGCGCTACTTCGACCGCTTCGTCACGGCCGAGACGCACGGGCTCGTGCCCGACAACTTCCAGGAAGACCCGCTTCCGGTGGTGGCGATGCGCACCTCGCCCACCAACCTGGGGCTGCAGCTCCTGGCCACCGCCAGCGCGTGCGACCTGGGGTTCGTCACCGCGTCGGAGATGACCGCGCGGCTGGAGCTGGCCTTCCGCGCGCTGGAGCGGATGCGCCGCTTCCGGGGCCACTTCTACAACTGGTACGACCTGCACGACCTGCGTGTGCTGGAGCCGGCGTACGTCTCCACCGTCGACAGCGGCAACCTGGCCGGCCACCTGATCGCGCTGCGGCAGGCGTGCCTGGAGATCGCCGACGCCCCGGTGGCGGACGGGCGCGTGGCGCGCGCGCTGGCCGCCGCGCTCTCGCTGGCGCTCGGCCGCCTGGACGAGCTGGCCACCTCGCCCGCGGTGCTGGGCGACGCCGCGGCGAGGGCGGCCGTGGCGCGGGCCGCGGAGCAGGTGCGCGCCGCGCGGGCGCTGCTGGACGGGGCCGATTCCGCCGATCCCGCTCCCGCGCCGCTCGCCGCCGCGGGGGACGTCCTCCGCCGGGCGCTCGCAGGGCTGCACTCGGCCGGCCTGGCGCCCGACGGCTCCGCGCCGGCGGCGGAGTGGATCGCGTGGAGCGCGCGCCGCATCGACGAGCACGCGGCGAACCCGATGGGAGACGGGGGGCAGACGTACGCCGGCGCGGACGGAGAGTCGCCGCCCCTCACCCTCCGCCGGCTCGCGGAGCGCAGCACCGCCGCCTCGGAGCTGGTGGCGCGGCTGGAGGCGGTGGGGAGCCGCGCGTACCGGTACGCCATGGAGATGGACTTCCGCTTCCTCTTCGACGGCGAGCGGAAGCTGTTCTCCATCGGCTACCAGGAGGCGGCCCACGCGCTGGACCCGTCCACCTACGACCTGCTGGCCTCGGAGGCGCGGCTGGCCAGCTTCGTCGCCATCGCCCGGGGCGACGTCCCGGCCGGGCACTGGTTCCACCTGGGGCGCACCCTCACCCACGCCGCCGGCCACACCGCGCTGGTGTCGTGGAGCGGGAGCATGTTCGAGTACCTGATGCCCGCGCTGGTGATGCGCTCGCTCCCCTCCACCCTGCTGGACCAGAGCGCGGCGGGGGCGGTGGGGCGCCAGCTGGCCTACGGGGCCGCGCGCGGCGTCCCCTGGGGGGTCAGCGAGAGCGCCTACAACCTGCGCGACCGCCACCTTACCTACCAGTACCGCGCCTTCGGCGTCCCCGACCTGGCGCTGAAGCGCGGGCTGGGGCGCGATCTGGTGGTGGCCCCGTACGCCTCGGCGCTCGCGGCGCTGGTGGAGCCGCGGCGGGCGCTGGCCAACCTGGGCGCGCTGGAGAAGATGGGCGCGCTGGGGCCGTACGGCTTCCGCGACGCGCTCGACTACACCCGCCCCGAGCCGGGGGCGCGCTACGCCGTGGTGAAGAACTACATGGCGCACCACGTGGGGATGACGCTGGTGGCGCTGGCCAACGTGCTGGACGGCGACCGGTGGCAGCGGCGCTTCCACGCCGACCCCCTGGTGCGCTCGGCCGAGCTGCTGCTGCACGAGCGCATCCCGCGCCGGCTGGCGCTGCAGGAGCCGCAGGCCGCGCGCCCCGACGAGGCGCTCCCCGACCCCGAGCTGGAGCGGCCGGCCGTGCGCGAGATCCACGCGGCCGACACGCCGCAGCCGCACGTGGCGCTGCTGGGACGCCTCCCCTACACGCTGATGGTGAGCCACTGCGGCTCCGGCTACAGCCGCCACGGCGAGCTGGCCGTCACCCGCTGGCGCGCCGACGGCACCAGCGACAGCACGGGGCAGTTCTGCTACGTCAAGGACCTGGCGACGGGGCGCGCCTGGTCGGCCGCGCACCAGCCCGTGTGCGCCCCGGCCGACGTGTACCACGCGCTCCTCGCCACCGACCGCGTCACCTTCCACCGCGCCGACGGCGAGGTGGAGACCCGCACCGAGATCACCGTGGTCCCCGGCGACCACGCCGAGGTGCGGCGCGTCACCGTGACCAACCGGGGCGACCGCCCCCGCGAGGTGGAGCTCACCAGCTACGGCGAGATCGTGCTGGGCCTCCCCGACGCCGACCGCGCGCACCCGGCGTTCGCCAACCTGTTCGTGGAGACCGAGTACCACCCCTGGTGCACGGCGGTGACCGCCACGCGCCGGCCGCGCTCGGCCGGCGAGAAGCCGCTCTGGTGCGTGCACGTGGTGGACGCCGGCCCCCACCGCGCGGGCGAGGTGAGCTGCGAGACCGACCGCGCGCGCTTCGTGGGCCGCGGGCGCTCCACCCGCGCGCCGCTGGCGCTGGAGGCGGACGGCGCGCTCTCCGGGACCACCGGCGCCGTGCTGGACCCCGTCTTCGCGCTGCGCGCGCGCCTCCGCCTGGAGCCGGGGCAGTCGGCGTCCGCCGCCTTCACCACGCTGGTGGCCGACTCGCGCGAGCGCGCCTTCGAGCTGGCGGGGCGCTACCACGACCCGCACGCCGCCCAGCGCGCGCTCGACCTGGCGTGGACCAGCACCCAGGTGGAGCTGCGCGAGCTGGGCGTGACCCCCGCCGAGGCCGCCGTCTTCCAGGAGCTGGCCGGCTACCTCTTCTATCCCGCCCCCGAGCTGCGCGCCGGCCCGGAGGAGCTGCTCCGGAGCCGCGGCTCGCAGCCCCTGCTGTGGGCGAACGGCGTCTCGGGCGACCTGCCGGTGGTGCTGGCCACCCTCGACTCGGCCGAGGGGCTGCCCACGCTGCGCCAGCTCTTCGCCGCGCACCACTACTGGCGGCGCCGCGGGATGAAGGTTGACCTGGTGGTGGTCGACCGGCAGCCCGCCAGCTACCTGCAGCAGCTCCCGGAGCGGATCGCCGAGGCGCTCGCCGCCTCGAGCGACGCGGGCGTGCTGGACCAGCCAGGGGGCGTGTTCGTGCGGCAGCACGACCTGCTCCCCGCGGAGCAGCTCCTCATGCTGCGCGCCACCGCCCGCGTGCACGTGGAGTGCGACGGCCGCTCGCTGGGCCGCATCCTGGCCGCGCGGCTGGCGCCCGACGACGTGGGCGAAGACGGCGAGCCCGACGTCCTCGTCGTCCGCGCCCCCGAGCGGCGCATCGTCCCCGCGCCCGCGCTCCGGCGCAGCGGCGCGCATCGTTCCGCATCTTTCGCCTCTGCAGCGGACCCGCCCTCCCCGTCCGCGCGCCGGGCGTCGGACCTGCCGGCGGGCGCGGACGACGGCGCGGATGAGGAGGCCGGCGCCGCGGCGCTCCGCTTCGACAACGGCTTCGGGGGATTGACCGTGGAGGACGACTACGAGGTGCGGGTGCGCGGCGACCGCGTTCCCCCCGCGCCGTGGGCCAACGTGGTGGCGAACGCGCGCGGCGGCTTTCTGGTCACCGAGCGCGGCGGCGGCTTCACCTGGGCGAAGAACAGCTTCTTCTACCGGCTCACCCCGTGGCACAACGACCCCGTGGGCGACCCCGCGGGCGAGGCGCTGTACCTGCGCGACGAGGAGAGCGGCGAGACGTGGAGCGCCACCCCCGCGCCCGTCCGCCGCAACGCGCCGTACACCGTGCGCCACGGCGCCGGCTGGACCTCGTTCGCGCACGAGCACGCCGGCATCGCCACGCGGCTCGTGATGGCGATGGCGGGCGACGACCCGGTGAAGGTGTCGCGGCTCTGCGTCGCCAACCCGGGTGCCACGCCGCGCCGCATCGCGCTCGTCGCGTACGCCGAGTGGACGCTGGGCGTGCTGCGCGAGCACACGCAGCACCAGGTGCAGACCGGGGTGGACGCGGGTCGCGGCGCGGTGTTCGCGCGCAACTTCTTCGACCCGCAGTTCGCCGGGCAGGTGGCCTTCTGCGCGCTGAGCGAGCCGCTGGCCGGCCACACCGGCGACCGGCGCGAGTTCCTGGGCCGCAACGGCACGCTCGCGGCCCCGGCCGGCCTGCGTGGCGAGGCGCTCTCCGGCCGGCACGGCGCGGGAATGGACCCCTGCGCCGCGCTGCGGTGCGTGCTGGAGCTGGCCCCCGGCGAGGCGCGCGACGTGGTGGTGCTCCTCGGCGCGGCGGAGGGGGAGGACGAGGCGCGGCGGCTGGTGGACGCGTACCGCGACCCCGCCCTCGCGCGCTCGGCGGCGGCGCGGAGCGTGGACGGATGGGCGGAGCGGCTGTCGGTGATCGCCGTCCGCACGCCGGAGCCCTCGTTCGACGCGATGCTGAACCGCTGGACCCTCTACCAGGCGCTCGCCTGCCGCATGTGGGCGCGCTCGGCGCTGTACCAGAGCAGCGGCGCCTACGGCTTCCGCGACCAGCTGCAGGACGTGATGGCGTTCGTCCACGCCGAGCCCGCGCTCGCCCGCGAGCACGTGGTGCGCGCGGCGGCGCGGCAGTTCGTGGAGGGCGACGTGCAGCACTGGTGGCACCCGCAGAGCGGGCGCGGGGTGCGCACCCGCTTCTCCGACGACCTCGCCTGGCTGCCGTACGTCGCCGACCACTACGTGCGGGTCACGGGCGACGCGTCCTTGCTCGACGAGCGGGTCCCCTTCCTCGCCATGCGAGCGCTGGAGCCGCACGAGCACGAGGTGTACGACCTCCCCTCCGTCTCGGACGAGGTCGCCAGCGTGTACGAGCACTGCCTGCGCGCGCTGCGGAAGGCGTGCACCTCCGGCGCGCACGGCCTGCCGCTGATCGGCGCGGGCGACTGGAACGACGGGATGAACCGGGTGGGGGTGGAGGGACGGGGCGAGAGCGTGTGGCTGGCGTGGTTCCTGGCCGACACGCTGCGCCGCTTCGCCGTCCGCGCCGGCGCGCGGGGGGACGATGGCGTCGCGGCGGAGCTGCGGGCGACGGCCGCTCGCTATGCCGCGGCGGTGGAGGCGCACGGGTGGGACGGGGCCTGGTACCGCCGCGCCTACTTCGACGACGGCGCGCCACTGGGCTCCGCCACGAGCGACGAGTGCCGGATCGACTCCATCGCCCAGAGCTGGAGCGTGATCTCGGCCGCGGGCGATCCAGAGCGGCGGGCGACGGCCATGCGCTCCCTGGAAGAGCACCTGGTGCGCGAGGACGAGCGCCTCCTGCTGCTGCTGGCGCCGCCGTTCGACGCCACGCCGCGCGATCCCGGCTACATCAAGGGCTACCTTCCCGGCGTGCGCGAGAACGGCGCGCAGTACACGCACGCGGCGCTCTGGGCCGTGCTGGCCACGGCGCTCTCGGGGGACGGGGACCGCGCCTTCGAGCTCTACCAGATGATCAACCCGCTCACCCACGCGCGCACGCCGGCCCAGGTCGACACGTACCAGGTGGAGCCGTACGTGGTCGCGGCCGACGTCTACACCGCCGCCGGACAGGTGGGGCGCGGCGGGTGGACGTGGTACACCGGCTCGGCGAGCTGGATGTACCGCGTGGGCCTGGAGGCGATCCTCGGCTTCGACCGCCGCGGCGACCGCCTGGCCATCCGCCCCTGCGTCCCCGGCGGGTGGGGAGAGTTCTCGATCGCATACCGCTTCGGCCGGAGCGTGTACGCCATCACCGTGCACGACCCGGCGGGCGTGCGCCGCCTGGGCGCCGAGGTGAGCGTGGACGGGCGCGTGCTGGATTCGGCCGAGATCCCGCTGGTGGACGACGGCGCGCGGCGCGAGGTGGAGGTGCGGCCGCTGCAGGTGGGCCGTTGA
- a CDS encoding response regulator gives METTILLVEDNADNQEIYRIILTHQGYSVLQAWDGEHGVRMARDHGPDLILMDLTMPVVDGLEATRMLKADPATSTIPIVALTAHAMLEDRAAAEAAGCVSFLSKPVEPGKVAAEVRRVLAARRGVAGRLA, from the coding sequence ATGGAGACGACCATCCTTCTCGTCGAGGACAACGCGGACAACCAGGAGATCTACCGCATCATCCTCACCCATCAGGGATACTCCGTCCTGCAGGCCTGGGACGGCGAGCACGGGGTGAGGATGGCCCGGGACCACGGTCCCGACCTGATCCTGATGGACCTGACGATGCCCGTCGTCGACGGTCTCGAGGCGACGCGGATGCTGAAGGCGGATCCCGCGACCTCCACGATCCCGATCGTCGCCCTGACGGCGCATGCGATGCTGGAGGACCGGGCGGCCGCGGAGGCGGCGGGGTGCGTCTCGTTCCTGTCCAAGCCCGTCGAGCCCGGGAAGGTGGCCGCGGAGGTCCGCCGCGTTCTCGCGGCGCGGCGCGGGGTCGCCGGGCGGCTCGCCTGA
- a CDS encoding GAF domain-containing sensor histidine kinase: MDTIRASRPPGESPPATSAAAGAPPTDSPRAGKGVAAQTALSFLLAATRTLADSLDVETTLASVARLSLPHLGSWCFVDLCEGDHMRRLAVIHPDAGRQRLAQGLLSGWPPQRDDPLGIPSVVRTRRSEVVFPVTDEMLVAAARSPENLRILRALEIGSLMTVPLLAREEVLGAITYVSPNHGDSFSAEDRALAEDLATRCAIAIDNARLFARAQQARAEAEAAQKRAEEANLAKMRFLSTMSHELRTPLNAIGGYAELLETGVRGALTEAQLADVRRIQVNGRHLLGLVESVLGYARVSVGRVEIGLQDVQLAGVLLEAEVIIAPLAEKKGIACRGLRLAAESGVSVYADPDKLLQVLVNLLANAVKFTPAGGRIDVTFHARGPRVEIRVSDDGNGIAPEHRERIFEPFVQLDDSLARDAEGTGLGLAISRELAIGMGGGLSVESELGQGSTFTVTLSRGRG, encoded by the coding sequence ATGGACACGATCCGGGCGTCCCGGCCACCGGGCGAATCGCCCCCTGCAACGTCGGCCGCGGCGGGAGCCCCGCCCACGGATTCGCCGCGCGCCGGCAAGGGGGTCGCGGCGCAGACGGCCCTGTCCTTTCTCCTGGCGGCCACCCGGACGCTGGCCGATTCGCTGGACGTCGAGACGACGCTGGCGAGCGTGGCGCGGCTCTCCCTTCCCCACCTGGGCTCCTGGTGCTTCGTGGACCTCTGCGAGGGCGACCACATGCGCCGGCTCGCCGTCATCCACCCGGACGCCGGGCGGCAGCGGCTGGCCCAGGGGCTGCTCTCGGGATGGCCGCCGCAGCGCGACGATCCCCTCGGCATCCCCTCGGTGGTGCGCACCCGGCGCAGCGAGGTGGTGTTCCCGGTCACCGACGAGATGCTGGTCGCCGCCGCCCGGTCGCCGGAGAACCTCCGGATCCTGCGCGCCCTGGAGATCGGCTCGCTGATGACCGTCCCGCTCCTCGCCCGCGAAGAGGTCCTGGGGGCGATCACCTACGTGAGCCCCAACCACGGCGACTCGTTCTCCGCGGAGGACCGGGCGCTGGCGGAGGATCTGGCCACGCGCTGCGCCATCGCCATCGACAACGCGCGGCTCTTCGCGCGCGCGCAGCAGGCCCGGGCGGAGGCGGAAGCGGCCCAGAAGCGGGCCGAGGAGGCGAACCTGGCCAAGATGCGCTTCCTCTCCACCATGAGCCACGAGCTGCGGACGCCGCTGAACGCCATCGGCGGCTACGCGGAGCTGCTCGAGACGGGGGTCCGCGGCGCACTCACCGAAGCGCAGCTCGCCGACGTGCGGCGCATCCAGGTCAACGGCCGCCACCTGCTGGGGCTGGTGGAGTCGGTGCTCGGCTATGCGCGGGTCAGCGTGGGAAGGGTCGAGATCGGCCTCCAGGACGTGCAGCTCGCGGGCGTCCTCCTGGAAGCGGAGGTGATCATCGCCCCCCTCGCCGAAAAGAAGGGGATCGCCTGCCGCGGCCTGCGCCTGGCCGCGGAGAGCGGGGTGTCGGTGTACGCGGACCCCGACAAGCTCCTCCAGGTCCTGGTCAACCTCCTCGCCAACGCCGTCAAGTTCACTCCCGCGGGGGGAAGGATCGACGTCACCTTCCACGCCCGGGGGCCCCGCGTGGAGATCCGGGTCTCGGACGACGGGAACGGCATCGCGCCCGAGCACCGGGAAAGGATCTTCGAGCCCTTCGTGCAGCTGGACGACAGCCTTGCCCGGGACGCCGAGGGGACCGGGCTGGGGCTGGCCATCAGCCGGGAGCTGGCCATCGGCATGGGCGGCGGCCTGTCGGTCGAGAGCGAGCTGGGACAGGGCTCCACCTTCACCGTCACCCTCTCACGCGGGCGGGGCTGA